The Amblyomma americanum isolate KBUSLIRL-KWMA chromosome 11, ASM5285725v1, whole genome shotgun sequence genome includes the window TTAAAATATTGGCCTGTGTGACCAGTTTTATCAAATCTACAGCTAAGAGGTGTGAATGCACTGGCCAAACATATTTTCCAAGTTGGTCATCCAAGCAGCATGATTGGCAGTGTATGTGACAAATATATTCCAGAAATGTTTCCCTTCGAAGCAGACAAAGTGCATGTTTTATGCCTCCTGTTTGGTCACATAAACAAACTCTGATTGAAGCATTGATTGAGTTACTGCATGACCCAAAATGGTAAAATGtcacctaaaggacattgaaagcaacgaATACAAGCGTGCAAAATAGCGCAGAATGCATTTCAGGTACCCACTCTATTGTAAaccattcaaaggctaaggtGGCCTACAGTACTAGCGAAGATTAAAGTGTTTCTTGATCCAAAGCGACATTGCATTGGATTTGCCCTCGTTTCAAGCTCTAATAGCAAGCACTTCCTCCGCATTAGGTGATGCAGAGGACACACTGCAGTCCTGGCACTATGAAGAGGATAGCCCGCAGCAAGATGAGCCAATGGAAGAGGAGCCAGTGGCCACGGCAGCCTCTTTGACATCAGCCACAACGGCAACCACAGCACCCTCGGTGTTTCCTGTTGCCTCTGTAGCAAGGGAAGCAGGTACCAGCTGCACTGTGAGCTCACACAGGCAGTGGCCTGCTGTGCCACCGGTGCCAAGCACCTCTTTTGTTCCGGCAACaccagcagccgcagcaccctcagtgcttcctgctgcctctgcagAAAGGGCAACAGGTACGAGCCGGACTGCAGGCACGCATAGGCAATCGCTGGTCGAACAGGAGCTAGCAGCTCGCCTTAATGATATTTCTTCTGAGAGGGCAGAGAAGTGTAAAGAGCACCGGCTGCAGATGCAACTTTTACGAGCAAACCACCGCGACAAGCTTGCAAAGCGAGCGGCAATCCATCAGCTTGAGATGGAAAATCTTAAGCATAAGAATGATGTGAAACGGTCTAAAAAGATCCTTTTGGAGCTGCAAATAAAAGCAGTAAAGGGGGAACTTTGAGGAGGGTGTGTTAGGGTGGTGTTGGAGGTGGGGCAGGTGGGCGTAATCTGGaaaatgaaagcactgcaacTATGCCCAGGCCACCTGAGGGAAAGGATGAAGGGGGGGAGGGGTATACAAATAAGGAGCCAGATGAAGTCAATATAATGCTAGACtgcggtgttctttaatgtgcactgacatcgcatagaacacagaAGTCTGCACTTTGCCCCCTaacgaatgcagctgccacagccaagagGCTAGTAGCATAGCCCCTGAGCCATCACAGCAGGTGAAAAATTTGTAACCTGTTATAGGAGCTCTTAAAGGGGCTTTAATGAAGTTGCGATAtgcttgggacgttaaagcacGCCAATTCACGAATTTTgtgtagcaagaatttttttaatgcactttgtagcagctgagctctctgcagtcaaaatttggattctctcctctcatcacactGCACGCTGGaaagtcggcgctcctccgccggccccacctccggggtgtGAAGCTTCCTGACCTGCCAGAGCTATGCGGCTTACTGACCGCAGCCatagtagctgcccgacgtctgaaagaacataaccagtagccatctctcaacttatatatGCACGTGTAAGCAACGGagaagggtgcgagcatgaaaagtcgctgggaagggctcgccaactttggcgcgtgattgtgggttctctgcagcGTGTAGATGTGTATTGGCTCGGATGTTCATGACAacccaatgcagtgattgagagagttgatgtgctctcctcggaaggtgtttcacagcgcctttaaatcttgcttgaatttcaacctCATCCAGCTATTAGTTGCTTTTTACTACAGAATGTTTCTGGTGTTTAGGATAGTCAAGCTGCCGcgttgcctcagtggttatggcgctcggctgctgacgcgaaagctGTAGGTTCGATCTCAGCCTTTGCAgttgaattttggtggaggcgaaattctaggcgtTTGTGTGccttgtgatgtcagtgcacgttaaagaaccccaaggggTTGATATTTACGGAGCcgttcactactgcgtccctcataacccgactcactttgggacattaaacccccttaaagataGCCGGTTGCTATATCCACTTTGTAGTATGATTTTATGCAAGGTATAAGCATGCAGATTATGTTTTTAGCTGCCACATAgttgtgcagtatggttttagtaatgtgttctgtttgaaccaCAGGTTTTGTCACCCTTTTTAATCAGTCGAGGAAAAGAGCGCTGCACTCCTGCCgtgagttatttcatgaggacataactgccactttgaggccgacttggcaATTTCTACGGcgttggttgactgcactttttaaaccttcttgtggtccagccacttctttccGGGAACAACGCCTCTGCTgcatttcctgtttgatgttcTGGAGTGTACTTAGTGCTGttttttgctaattcccaggtttTTTGCATATGTAAATGAATGCTGTGTTCTGAAATCTaattttcttcctgtgtttgttacAGTCAttttccagcaatgttttttctcattatttttttgcatagcgcataggtttcttTACAGCTTTGCACCAGGTGTGATCATCTGCTGGATATAATGTACGGTCATGCCATGTTAATATGACCCCTTTTAAAAGGGGCagtttttctgggaccaaacttttggAATGTATTTATGGCTCATTCAAATGCAATGTCTATGTCCAGGCAATGGACAGGGTGGaaatgcatatagcctattgggacatatgtattttGGTCTTGTTGTTAAGGACAGCTACGACAACCAAATCCCAAGGGCCTCTACCAGATGTTTTACCCCTTGTATTTTGATATTGATGGTTTTAAAGCTCCTGGTGATTACAGTAACACTCCCGTGTTTCCCAATCTCCATCtgccactatagcaggctgcagccataaagctttttctaaagaatatttgcttctttttcttcacgaTTCATTATTACGGTCAACTCACTTTATGGACACTTTTTCTGGGGAACGCTGCcaagttttttgcttgtgtgtgatgTTCCTGTCCCAGTGTTGGCCGCTGTGGATATTGCATAAATaggcaaataaaatgcagcagcaAGTGCAGATggggttttttcttcattttgtaacaGTGCAATTTACAAAACTTTCTTGAGTTGTGGAAAGCACTGTGTTCACAAAACTGACATAGGCTGAACAAATTTTAACTGAACCTATAAACTCTCTAACTGCACCTAAGAGAAATGGGTGGGATGGCTTTCtcaggaggaggatgaggaggaggaaaggcagggaggttaaccagacgaatagccggtttgctaccctgcacggggggaaaggggtcaggggagaaaaagatggaaAGACAGtcgcaggaaattaaagtcactatgtaaagtcacagcgttaGTAAAGTCGCAGCCTattgtgcaggccagaagtcttcaaaaagcacagcaatgccttggaggccttcacagccgacgaccgccgcggccagtggccgagtatcttcgtttccgtcagtgggcacaggtcgagatgctccagtgcac containing:
- the LOC144111445 gene encoding uncharacterized protein LOC144111445 isoform X3 produces the protein MEETVEGRVSFRKKERLLLLDLIRKHPEIIEYKRTNMVALDEKSRVWIEIEREFNSHDGVRPRSVRQLQKCWHYMKRKWNKTKGHHTRNCQTGFTLKRVEASAQICLDVPTRSRACLTGYYFSRSQSTQWAQPKISRSVQTSTDCDEEEALPTQEGAGAERGDAEDTLQSWHYEEDSPQQDEPMEEEPVATAASLTSATTATTAPSVFPVASVAREAGTSCTVSSHRQWPAVPPVPSTSFVPATPAAAAPSVLPAASAERATGTSRTAGTHRQSLVEQELAARLNDISSERAEKCKEHRLQMQLLRANHRDKLAKRAAIHQLEMENLKHKNDVKRSKKILLELQIKAVKGEL
- the LOC144111445 gene encoding uncharacterized protein LOC144111445 isoform X2, coding for MLPLVMQYAMCSAYRGATESLQPAAVGTVGGLLAAASRCHRKLGRDRCMSFAARGRPAQFCSENVCKELTLHESGAVSDATFYRDDIVCHWRVSPGVARQGADHNIPPLLTGIYTCAVLAGFTLKRVEASAQICLDVPTRSRACLTGYYFSRSQSTQWAQPKISRSVQTSTDCDEEEALPTQEGAGAERGDAEDTLQSWHYEEDSPQQDEPMEEEPVATAASLTSATTATTAPSVFPVASVAREAGTSCTVSSHRQWPAVPPVPSTSFVPATPAAAAPSVLPAASAERATGTSRTAGTHRQSLVEQELAARLNDISSERAEKCKEHRLQMQLLRANHRDKLAKRAAIHQLEMENLKHKNDVKRSKKILLELQIKAVKGEL